TCGCCCAATCTAGTTCATCTTTACGAGGCGAGTAGAAGGCCTGATGGGTTGGTGTCCAAAGCCCAGTGCAGTCTGGTAGTGGATTGTGGGTTCTCATTCACTCATGCTGCTCCTGTTTTCCAGAACTTCACGCTTAATTACGGAGCTAAGAGGATTGATTTGGGTGGTAAAGCGCTAACGAATTACTTGAAGGAGTTGGTTTCTTATCGCTCGGTGAATGTGATGGACGAGAGTTTTCTTATAGATGATATGAAAGAGAAACTTTGCTTCGTTTCCCTTGATATTGCTCGCGATTTGCAGGTTGCCAGGTGAGTTCTACAAGAACTTGGGAATCAGATATCAAAATTATTCCAGAATAGGATTTTGAGAAGTTACCTTTCATTCACATAGTGTTTGAATGTAAATAAATGACTACAAACCTAGAATTCATTCAGCTAAAATTCATTTGAAAATGAATTTCACTCTTTAGTATAATTACaacttaaaatacaaaatttagtTAAATTCCATGGAATCCATGTTTGATATGGTTTACaacttaaaatacaaaatttaattaaattccatGGGATCCATGTTTGATATGGTTGACAACTGAAATTTATTCACTTTCTAAACTGttctcaataataaaataagaaaatataatttccTCTTCTAtctccaaaaaaaataaaataaaagagtatcTAGTAAATTTATAACAACTAGCAAATATCTATATGTATATACATAAGGATAAAAGATGATAGAGAAAGGAAGGAGAAAAGATGGAATGAGAGAGGCTCTGCTATGAGGAATATATAGGAATTTTGCTTTAAAAAGTTTTGGACTTAATTTTATAGAATTGATTTGAGGTTCcatcaaattttattataattagctTTAGTTATTAATGGAATTCAATCCTCTAAAACTTTTACAAATCACTCACAGAACAtatggaattcaattgaatttcacAAATTTTTTTGCAATTCTTTTGAGCCTAACAATCCTTTAATTTGAATGTCATGGGATCACTTTGATGTTACCTCTGGTTGCTCTATACAGACCTCTAGCCTCTGTTGCATTCAATTCTCAGTTGTTTTATCTGGATTTGATGAAGGTTGTCTCTGGCAATGATGTCTATGATGTTCTGATAAAATTCTTGTCTTCCCCTGTATAAACTTGAACCTTTTGCAGAAAACGTGGGAAGGACAATCTCTTGCGCTGTACTTATGTTCTCCCTGATGGCATCACCCACACTAAGGGTTTTGTGAAGGACCCAGATGAAGCAAAGAGATACCTCACTATGACTGGTGGGGTTTCTCCATCTTTAGAAACAAAAAAGGGTATAGATCAGCCTGAAGTTTCAGACAAGCTTGAGGAGAGAAAGAGAACTGATTTATCGAAAAATGTGAGCTTGCCGGCTTTCGAAGCATGTATTGAGCTTAGTTCTACtggtttttaattttgttttaccGTCTATGCAGGAGTTTGAGTTGACAAATGAACGGTTTCTTGTTCCAGAAATGATCTTCCACCCTGCAGATTTAGGTTTGTCCAGTACTAATATTATCTTTGTTTGAGATAcacttttatgttttcagttcaaTGTAGGAACAAGGTGTTTTTTCTTTGGAACTGTTAAATGCTTCTTGGATTTGAGAACTTGTTGCCACAACTGCTCAACAATTTTATCCTTTACTATATTTGATATTTCAACAGAATTGCTTGTTTTTCACGATCATTCAACTGTAATATGTATGTTGCATCACTATTATGTGGATAATTCAGCTAAATTTCTAGCGTCGGAcaaatttactattattattgttattgtttTAAAACCTAGTTATAGATTCAAAGTTGGCCATAaggttttctttctttaatgTAGAGTCCAAAATCAACTTGAATTTCTATCAATATATGGCAGTGGTGATCTCATCGAAAACGTAAATCGAACTTGAGTGATCTTtatatgataaatttaaattgattgacCATGTTGAAATTTGTGAACTAGCGGAAAATCAGGAAATATATTGAGCATACATGCAAATGtcatttgataattttaaagaaGGAAAGCTTTCTGAATGTTAGACAACTTATTTTGGAATTGAGCTCAGAGGTGGTCATGTGAATCCTTTTCAGGGATGAACCAGGCTGGACTGGCAGAGTGCATAGTTCGAGCAGTGAATTCCTGCCATTCGCTTCTTCACCCTGTACTCTATGAGAGGTAATTTGACAAAGACTTGCAGTATTTACCATTGGAAACTATCtcaaagttttatttttctcatATCAATTGATAGCTGTTAAAATCTTGTGCTTGCACAGCATTATATTAACTGGTGGAAGCACATTATTTCCTCGATTCTCTCAGAGGCTGTAAGCGCATATTCCTTTCCTTTTTCTTGTGTAAtgtaaatgttatttttgatatGTGGACTTCTGTTCATTCTTTGGATGAAATTGTAGTGAAATGGAGCTCTGCCCTCTTGTCCCTGATGAGTATCAAGTGAAGATAACCACACAAGAAGAGTAAACTCTCTACTCctggaaattattatttttgcagTTTTTAAGCTGAACTTCTTCCTATTAACATCTTGTGATGCTCTTCCAGTCCCATACTAGGAGTATGGCGAGGGGGATCGCTTTTGGCTTCAAGTCCTGATTTTGAAGCAATGTGTGTCACCAAGTCTGAGTACGAGGAACTTGGATCTGCTCGGTGTCGTAAGAAATTCTTTCATTGAGTACTCATAATGCTGAAGGTATCCTTTATCCTTACTGACATAGAAATGTGTGCAATTCTGTTGAGGAACACCATAAATGAGTCATGATTAGCCACTCAAATTCTTCATACACATAACTTGTGGTAATTTTCCTACCAGTTTTGTGACAATCAAACGGCATAAAGCAAAATGCAGCTGGTGCTAAACTTTCTTCCTACCTTACTGGTTCACATTGGTTATTGGCTTGCAATGGCCTGATCATTATGTTGATCAGCTTGGTATGGTCAAGTGTGCTATATCCGGGCTTCTAGATGCTCATACTTGGTCGGTAGGACTCTTAGTGACAAATTTCCATCCTGCTGATTCCAATTGGTGGCAAATATATGGTACAAATAAACCCCTTATTTTCACTTCAAGGGTGTACCATGGAAACAAGTTTGCTCAACTGCTTGTCAGACTTCTGAAACCAACCAGATGTTACAGATATATTGGAGTGCCAAGTGATGTTGACCCAAGGTAAAATTGTTGTTGCATATGATGAAATTCTCTGTGCCTTGAATTTAAGATTTGGGTTACTGTTTTTACAATTCATGTGGATTTACACCAAAACTTCCAGTGGAGATCCAAGTACCCCATGATTATTCTTTTTGAATTGTTAATTGATATTGAATCATGAGCTCTTTAATGTGGTCCCTTTTGTATCCCCATCTTTATAATCAAATGGTTAACTGATGTTGTCAATTCGTTCATTTCTAAACTACTAAAAGATAAAAGAACATAATTTCCTGTTGTAACTCTTTCATATGCGAGACGTCGAATTTCTTTTGAGAAATGTTATTGAAACACTGAGTTAATGATGTTACACTATGTATCACTGCAAAATCTTTCCCTTTTTGTTCATTTCAAGTGAGCGGCTGCAAATGGATTGCACTGATCACTGATATTCTCGCCTAAGTTCAATCCATAGTGGATCtaaggcatgacatttatgttGAAACTCATATAAGAACTGTATGAAATTTACATGTTTATGTCTTGGATACTGAATCTAAGTAAATTTCCTGAAAGAAACAACTAAGAATTCTCCAGCATACTTGGTTAATTAATCAGACTTCATTCCAGGGCTTGAATGAAGTCTGTGATTGCTTCGCTGCGGAAGGAGAAGCGGTGTTATAGCTGGCGAATGCGAATGAGGAAGTAGGCGAGGAAAGCTTATTGCAGATGGGTTTTTGCTTTCTTAAAGTTCTGTTCTGGTTTCCTTTGCTGGGTTGTTTTCTCACCTACCTCTCCATTTAAAGCTTTCCTCTTTCGCCTTCTCTATCACCATCACCAAGAGAGTGAAAGAAGAGAATGAGAAATAAATGAACTTTCCGGCGGAGAAATAGAGTGAAAAACTAGGATCAACAACTGGAAAAAAATCTCTATtttaataagaatttaattttttttttcttttctatcaattttgttctttaaaataaaagaatttatttattttttaattttcacattttttatttaaaaaaaataaaatcatgtgTGTAATTATGATGGATGCGCTAACTATATAGTatcaaaaatagaaataaattaattttatgtcaCCTTTAAATTAACAAAAGCAATGTCTCAATGgattaatttgattcaaaacTTGAGATTATGAGTGTAATCTGAAAAACAGATTCATATATCTTAGAGTAAAAGAAAACAACATCAGCTCTGCTTTAATTCATCTCGAGGAGTTGTCTCCT
This Manihot esculenta cultivar AM560-2 chromosome 6, M.esculenta_v8, whole genome shotgun sequence DNA region includes the following protein-coding sequences:
- the LOC110616655 gene encoding actin-related protein 6 isoform X2, coding for MHSTKPHHPHFHSTPYLSPFSDMSNVIVLDNGGGSIKAGHGGERDPSTVIPNCLYRPLSSKKFLHPSPTTADSTEDLTSAAVRRPIDRGYLINPDLQRDIWNHLFTSLLHIAPSNHSLLLTEPLFTLPSIQRATDELVFEDFGFKSLFITDSPNLVHLYEASRRPDGLVSKAQCSLVVDCGFSFTHAAPVFQNFTLNYGAKRIDLGGKALTNYLKELVSYRSVNVMDESFLIDDMKEKLCFVSLDIARDLQVARKRGKDNLLRCTYVLPDGITHTKGFVKDPDEAKRYLTMTGGVSPSLETKKGIDQPEVSDKLEERKRTDLSKNEFELTNERFLVPEMIFHPADLGMNQAGLAECIVRAVNSCHSLLHPVLYESEMELCPLVPDEYQVKITTQEDPILGVWRGGSLLASSPDFEAMCVTKSEYEELGSARCRKKFFH
- the LOC110616655 gene encoding actin-related protein 6 isoform X1; protein product: MHSTKPHHPHFHSTPYLSPFSDMSNVIVLDNGGGSIKAGHGGERDPSTVIPNCLYRPLSSKKFLHPSPTTADSTEDLTSAAVRRPIDRGYLINPDLQRDIWNHLFTSLLHIAPSNHSLLLTEPLFTLPSIQRATDELVFEDFGFKSLFITDSPNLVHLYEASRRPDGLVSKAQCSLVVDCGFSFTHAAPVFQNFTLNYGAKRIDLGGKALTNYLKELVSYRSVNVMDESFLIDDMKEKLCFVSLDIARDLQVARKRGKDNLLRCTYVLPDGITHTKGFVKDPDEAKRYLTMTGGVSPSLETKKGIDQPEVSDKLEERKRTDLSKNEFELTNERFLVPEMIFHPADLGMNQAGLAECIVRAVNSCHSLLHPVLYESIILTGGSTLFPRFSQRLEMELCPLVPDEYQVKITTQEDPILGVWRGGSLLASSPDFEAMCVTKSEYEELGSARCRKKFFH